A genomic segment from Geitlerinema sp. PCC 7407 encodes:
- a CDS encoding SH3 domain-containing protein, which yields MRLIVNLFKFLLGFLLALVLLGLGGYAAAQYLMLKFNASLPERPIFSEEQPKESSKPAKATAASAPAASPSPAAASPSPSPKPLEPGAYTARVTWSEGLVLRGAPGIDGEPIGGVDYNEQVVVIEDSADKQWQRIRIEGSDREGWVKAGNLSRAN from the coding sequence ATGCGTCTAATCGTCAATCTATTCAAGTTTTTGCTCGGATTCCTGCTGGCGCTAGTCTTGCTAGGGCTTGGAGGGTATGCGGCTGCTCAGTATCTGATGCTAAAGTTCAACGCTTCTTTGCCAGAGCGGCCGATCTTTAGCGAAGAACAGCCCAAAGAGAGCTCCAAGCCAGCGAAGGCAACGGCGGCCAGTGCGCCCGCAGCTTCTCCTTCTCCCGCAGCCGCCTCGCCTTCTCCCTCGCCCAAGCCTCTGGAGCCTGGAGCCTACACCGCTCGGGTCACTTGGTCTGAAGGGCTGGTGCTGCGCGGCGCTCCTGGTATTGATGGAGAGCCCATCGGCGGCGTGGACTACAACGAGCAAGTCGTGGTGATCGAAGACAGTGCAGATAAGCAGTGGCAGCGAATTCGCATTGAAGGCAGCGATCGCGAAGGCTGGGTCAAAGCTGGCAACCTGTCTCGCGCAAACTGA